The Leclercia sp. LSNIH1 sequence ATAATTTTGTGGCCTTTTATTCTTGTAAGTCCAGACCCAAAGATTGGGACAGAAACACTTTTTTGAGCATAGACTCGATTAACCTTATCCCAAAAACTTATTAGAAAACCTAAATACTCAGGCATTGTGAGATGAGCTACATTGTGCTCGTCAAACTTAGATAGCGCAGTGAGTATGTAATCACCATAAACACAAATAGTGCCAATTTCAAATTTTTGCTTTTTACCTTCAATCCTTTCCTCATTTCTATCTTTTATCTCTTCGGCATCGAACCTATAGTTACTAATGTAATCATCCAACTCACTTACAGTACAAGATAAATGTTCGTTGATAAATTTACCATTGAGACTACTTCCGGCAATAATTCGCTCATCAACCTGAGTATCAAAATATTCATTGAAAGCGATCGCTTTCAAACCCTCCTGTTTGAAGATATCTCCTGTTTTAATGATAACAGTACTTTCCTCA is a genomic window containing:
- a CDS encoding macro domain-containing protein, which codes for MSKVSLCDKQVFNEFKGYASLLFGFIGAVVIFVDIPANQKIAAGLACIAVLIIAYLWLWYRANSLREINLTIEESTVIIKTGDIFKQEGLKAIAFNEYFDTQVDERIIAGSSLNGKFINEHLSCTVSELDDYISNYRFDAEEIKDRNEERIEGKKQKFEIGTICVYGDYILTALSKFDEHNVAHLTMPEYLGFLISFWDKVNRVYAQKSVSVPIFGSGLTRIKGHKIIDEQDLLKIMLWTFRISEMRFKHPAKLTIMIHEGKIDKVNLLELKTARNGL